A genome region from Caldisalinibacter kiritimatiensis includes the following:
- a CDS encoding S1C family serine protease, whose product MGEAKDKSSKTTSNPYTLFIVAIILFIQGSIIVFTIDYLLDNYVNDKASAESIIKTENLLYTLSYSSKIKTTEEIAELKKGVVKIETPKTQGSGVIINQKGYVITNWHVIADSFNNIYIYFDEHNEIYVKADCIEYDKDLDVALLKIEEIPDWYNLNYITFGDSKNAFEGQKIVTIGSPQGLKNTVAEGIVSAIRKERDDFYIQITAPLSPGSSGGALLNDKGELIGITSFQQTKGENLNFAISSYNVMKFLDDISLDLELER is encoded by the coding sequence ATGGGAGAGGCTAAAGACAAAAGTAGTAAAACCACATCTAATCCATATACATTGTTTATAGTAGCTATCATATTGTTTATACAAGGAAGTATAATAGTTTTTACAATAGATTATTTATTAGATAATTATGTAAATGACAAAGCTTCAGCAGAAAGTATTATAAAAACTGAAAATTTATTATATACTTTAAGTTATTCTAGTAAGATTAAAACAACTGAAGAAATTGCTGAACTCAAAAAAGGTGTTGTTAAGATAGAAACACCTAAAACTCAAGGTTCAGGTGTTATTATAAACCAAAAGGGATATGTAATTACTAATTGGCATGTAATAGCTGATTCGTTTAATAATATATATATTTATTTTGATGAGCATAATGAGATTTATGTTAAAGCGGATTGTATAGAATATGATAAGGATTTAGATGTAGCATTATTAAAAATAGAAGAGATACCTGATTGGTATAACTTAAACTACATAACATTTGGGGATTCTAAAAATGCATTTGAAGGTCAAAAAATAGTTACCATAGGAAGTCCTCAAGGACTTAAGAATACCGTAGCTGAGGGAATCGTGTCTGCTATAAGAAAAGAACGAGATGATTTTTACATACAAATAACAGCCCCACTTTCACCAGGTAGTTCAGGAGGAGCTTTATTGAATGATAAAGGAGAACTGATAGGAATAACTAGTTTTCAGCAAACAAAGGGAGAAAACTTAAACTTTGCTATTTCATCATATAATGTTATGAAGTTTCTTGACGATATAAGTTTAGATTTAGAGCTAGAAAGATGA